In Solea senegalensis isolate Sse05_10M linkage group LG6, IFAPA_SoseM_1, whole genome shotgun sequence, one genomic interval encodes:
- the LOC122770697 gene encoding galactosylceramide sulfotransferase-like, which translates to MLQVRQKPISWKQRWVKHVTVACFFMFMIVLYCLSTLQIYVSPPELPVPLSCAAPPGQHSTHSPTNGSQQNNKICVPKMDVMFMKTHKTASSTFLNILFRFGEKHNLKFAFPNGRNDFFYPSYFQHTYVQDFKSGMCFNILCNHMRFNAAEVAKVLPRDTLYITILRDPAELFESSFHYFGHLIPLTWSIPGKDKMAEFLRDPNLYFSPNGFSSFYLKNLLFFDFGQDNTLDPSDPQVNKSIGLIAERFHLVMLMEHFEESLILLKDILCWEMVDILFFKLNSRQQSTMSKLTPQLRAKALQWNSIDWKLYKHFNVTFWEKVETYGRERMTKDVAELRRRNAEMEKICIKGGHPVMAKDIHEEEMQPWQPIGERSIMGYNLNKNIDKAYQVLCRKMLLPEIQYLTDLGVNLWVTKLWEHVRNIIN; encoded by the exons ATGCTGCAAGTGCGACAAAAACCCATTTCATGGAAGCAACGCTGGGTCAAACATGTCACTGTGGCTTGCTTCTTCATGTTTATGATCGTGTTGTACTGTCTTTCTACACTACAGATCTACGTCAGTCCACCAGA GCTTCCAGTTCCTCTCTCGTGTGCTGCCCCTCCAGGCCAACACAGCACTCATTCACCCACAAATGGCTCacagcaaaataataaaatatgtgtcCCTAAAATGGACGTCATGTTCATGAAGACTCATAAAACTGCAAGCAGCACCTTCCTCAACATTCTCTTCCGCTTTGGGGAGAAGCACAATCTCAAATTTGCTTTTCCCAATGGTCGAAATGACTTCTTCTACCCTTCATATTTTCAGCACACGTACGTTCAAGATTTTAAATCTGGAATGTGTTTTAACATCCTGTGTAACCACATGCGTTTCAACGCAGCTGAAGTGGCCAAAGTGCTGCCAAGGGACACTTTATACATTACAATCTTGAGAGATCCCGCAGAGCTCTTTGAGTCCTCTTTCCATTACTTCGGTCATCTCATTCCTCTGACCTGGAGTATACCAGGAAAAGATAAGATGGCAGAGTTCCTGCGTGATCCCAATCTCTATTTCAGCCCAAATGGATTCAGCTCCTTCTACCTGAAGAACCTGCTCTTCTTTGACTTTGGACAGGACAACACCCTGGATCCAAGTGACCCCCAAGTCAACAAGAGCATCGGGCTCATTGCTGAGCGTTTTCATTTGGTTATGCTAATGGAGCACTTTGAGGAATCACTCATATTGCTCAAGGACATCCTCTGCTGGGAGATGGTTGACATCCTGTTCTTTAAGCTAAACTCTCGTCAGCAATCCACAATGTCTAAACTGACCCCACAACTGAGGGCAAAGGCCTTGCAGTGGAATAGCATTGACTGGAAGCTTTACAAACACTTTAACGTGACTTTCTGGGAGAAAGTGGAGACTTATGGAAGAGAGCGTATGACAAAGGATGTTGCAGAGCTCAGGAGGAGGAATGCAGAGATGGAGAAGATCTGCATCAAGGGAGGTCACCCTGTGATGGCCAAAGACATTCATGAGGAAGAAATGCAGCCATGGCAACCCATCGGAGAAAGGTCCATCATGGgatacaatttaaataaaaatatagacaAAGCCTATCAGGTGTTGTGCCGAAAGATGTTACTCCCAGAAATTCAATATCTGACAGACTTGGGGGTTAACCTGTGGGTCACTAAGCTGTGGGAACACGTGAGGAATATCATTAACTGA